In Phocoena phocoena chromosome 3, mPhoPho1.1, whole genome shotgun sequence, the DNA window TCTAGCATCCAACTCCACCACAACCCCAAaaccagtctttttttaaatacacttacTATATATTTGGTGATATtaaggatatttatttttttaactgtgatCGTGGTATTATCGTGTTTTAAAGAAAGAGCTTATTTTTTACAGAAACATACTGACATGTCTACGTACGAAATGACATGCTATctagaaattatttcaacataACATGGGAACTAGAACAAACTGAAGGGactatgtatgaaataataatggccatatgTGTTCATTGTCAATGCTAGGTCCTAGGTACCTCGACGTTCATTACCCTGCTCtgtttttgtatatgtttaaaattctttatcaaTTCCCCAAACGAGTCTTGCTGTGGCCACCAGTGTCCTCTGAGCCATGAATCCAATGGTCATTGTTTTCATGTCGACTTCTCCTTTATCAGGCTGGTGCATCCATCACCTGCCTGCTATGAGCATTGGCTTCTAACAGTTGACAgctgcctctctggcctcagcAAAGTGGGGATCCCTTCACTTGGGAGGTGACACCCCTTAGGGAAGCCTTCAGCCAGGGATTGGCTCATGTGGGGTGTACAAAAGCTGGCCCTCCTGTCTCAAGGTGGGACCAACTTTGAGGTGCTATTCACCCTCCAGAGCCCTACAAGGGATCAGGCTGAGGCTGGACTCTGGCTGAGGCCGGACCCTGGCTGAGGCTACCTCCTGCCTCAGTTCCTCCCCTGCCCGATCCTACTTCCCTCATTCCCTGTCTACTGAGAGCACCCTTCCAATACATCACATGTATCTGAATCtccatctcaggctctgcttccaggAACCCAACCCTCCAAACATTTTCATTCTTTGGGATACCCAGTGCCCTGGGCCCTggctctcctccttctcttttctgaGCTAATTTCCTTCAACCAATCCTCAGGACTCAGTGTCCCCAGATGATCCTTCTGTCCCCACATCTCTCCCCACTTCTTTGTGTCCCCCCCATGGATGCAATGATTGCCaaacccttttttctttcttctctcaatCTTCTGACCCCAACTGCCTCCTGAGCGTCTCTCCAAGACCCCCAGATCACTCTGGAAGCCCCAAAGTAACCCCTGGCTTTCACCCTGTGTCTTCATCTTGATGAGACCACTTCCAGCAACTCAGTCACCCCAGCCAGGGACTGGCACATCCATCAACTATCCTCTCCATCTCCCCCATCCCAGCCATACCCAGTCAGAGGCCCTGACCCTCATCTCTAGCCTCCAGCCCTCCTCCCTGTGGCACATCCCACTCTGCTCAGAAGCCACATCTCCCTTCTGGCCCCTCTGCCAGGCCCCCAGCAGGAGAgttctatattttccatttctaaagcaaacaaaaaactacacatGCCCTTAAACACTCTGCTATACTCCTGCCTCTCCAGAAGGAAGTAGTGCTAGACCAGGGGCTATTCTGTTCCCCCAAAGGACCCTTGCCCATGTCTGGAGGCATTTTGGGTTGTCACATCTTAAGGGAGGGGAGGTGCGTTGCTTGCACCTAGtggacagaggccagggatgctgctaaacatcctacagtgcacaagaCAGGACAGCCCCTCACAGCAGAGAATGATgcggccccaaatgtcaatggtGCCAAGACTGAGATGCATGTATTGTATGACGCTGTATGTATTGCCAAGAAGGCTCTCCCAGATGTTAAGGGAAATAAATGCACAAGACCTGAGGAATGGTGCCCCTTCCCACGCCGGGCCTAGCGTCTGCGTGGGCACCATGGCTCCCCTGGGGGGAGTCACTCACCCGATCACCTCAGGGGCCAGCTCCCGCCGATTCCGGGATTCGGAGCCAGGACCAGGCCGGTGGTAAGGGAAGACCATAGCCTGGCCGTTCTCATCCAGACGGAAGCGCAGAGAGGTGCGCAGGATGCCACTGAGCCGCTGCAGGAAGTCGGCACTGGAGCGCAGCAGCTCCTCCGGCGGCAGCAGCACAGTGAGCACCAGGACACCTCGGGCCAGCAGAGCTGGCACCTCACCCGCACAGTCCAGTCCATCCCAACCGCACTCCTCTGTGTTGCAGCCCTGGTCGCAGCGGCCGTCGGCAAAGTGGTCCGCGCAGTACTTCTCATACACCGGgctggggacagagaggggcGAGGTCAAGGGAGCCTCCAGCTCCACTGCACGCAAACACCACAGAGCACCCAGACCCTGGAGACAGCGCAAGCGCAGAGAACTGGAAATGTATCCACGTGCTTGTGGAATGTAACAGGCTTTCTGCAAACACAGCCATTGCTTTGTAACTATTAATAAGTCAATAACTACTGAGAGCCACCTGTTATGTGCTGGGCGCTACTGTAGGCTCTAAGGATATGGCCCCAACATAAATCCCTATCCACGTGGAGCTGGCATTACAGTGGGCGGAGACGGATGTTAAAGGAGATGAATGAGCAGAATATACAGCATTTCGATCACACACCAATAAAGGCTAAATTTAGGttaaatttaaacacacacacacacacacacacacacacacatctatatggAATTAaatgctaaggaaaaaaataaggctgggggtgggtggccAGGGAGGAGCTCACTGAGGTCATTGCTTGAGCAAaaacttgaaggaggtgaggaaggagccaTGTGGCTTCCTGaaggagagcattccaggcagagggaacagccagtgcaaaggccctgaggtggggccAAGCCTGGGGAATCTGAAGAATGGAAGAaaggccagggtggctggagcagaATGAGCAAGGGGGAGAGTGAGGGTGGGAATGAGGACAGGAAGACAAAAGTAAGGGAagggttccaggcagaggaacacACAGAGGGTCACACAGAGCACAGCACAGGGATGGACAGATGGAATGCATAGGACAAACAGACAGGGCTCAtgaacagacatagagaatggcaGAAGAGGGGCAGGAATAGACATGCAGGAgcatggacagatggatgggcATATAGAGGGGCAAAAAGGGTGTGTGAATGgacagaaggacagagagaagaggCACATGGATGAACAGGTGGCACACAAAGATGGACAGATGGGGCATACAGATGGACAGACTGGCatagagacagacagatggacagatgagGTCCAAGGATGGACAAGCAGGTGTGCAGACAGACGGTTGGGTGTATAGAGGGACAAAAGGAATTCGTGGATggacagaaagacaaacaaacagGGCATAGGGAGGGACAGATGGAGCGCAGAAGcagacaaaaaaacagacaaaaggagCACATGGATGAACAGACAGGTGGGCACACTGATAAGACAGGCAGGGAACAAGGATGGACAGACAGGGCACAGGAATgggaagacagacagacaagtGACACATGGATGCGCAGACGGTACACCAAGAAACAGATGGGTCAAGTGAAGGGACAACCCAACAGACAGATTAAGGATTGACTGACAGACCAAGTTAAACGGATGGGCCGATAGAGAGGCAGGGCCCATGGATGGTCAGATGTGACACATGGACAGACAAGACACAGAGTGAGGACCGGCTCACTTGCAGGTGCGCTCCCGGCCGCCTGCGCGGCAGTCGAAGTTGTCATAGAGGCAGGCGGGCGAGCTGCAGGCGGGGTCGCAGCGGCTGTTGTTGAAGAGGAGCCAGCACTGCAACGCCGCACACTGCCGCCAGGGGTCGCTCACGCTCAGCGAGCAGTCGCCGCCATCCCAGCCGCAGCCTGGGCTGTTGCACTCTCGGTCACAGCGCTTGTCGCCGCTTTTGGCCTCGCAGGCGGCTCTCGGGCAAGACGGCTCCTCGGGGGCCTCGGGCACCGCTGCAGGTATCTCACAGCGCGGCCCAGCCCAGCCTGACGCGCACGCGCAGCGGAAGAAGGGCGCCAGCGTCTCCGGGCGGCAGGAGCCCCCGTGGAGGCAGGGGGAGGTCACGCAGCTGGCATTGGCGGCTCCCAGTGGCGACCCCCGGGAACCCCGGCAGGCGGGACCCGACAGCCCCGGGGGACAGGCGCAGCGCGGTCCACGGACCGTCTGCTGGCACGGGACGCCCACCGGGCACTGCAACTCCCAGCAGGAACGTGCCACCCGCTCGCAGCGCGGGCCGGAGAACGGCTGCGGGTtgggtggggggaaaggagagaaaaaaaaagtgcgggggcaggggatggagggcgagaaggagaggagacagagaggaaggaaggaaagagaaatggaagGGTGGAGAAGAGGATTGAGGGttgaagggggagagagaggggaataTGGGGGATCAGGACTTGGGAAAGGTTGGACCTCCAGTCTCCCCAGGTCTGGCTCAACCTCTCCCTCTTGCACTGGAGCCCCACCTTGCAGATTAAGCCCAGCCTTCCCCAAGAGGCCACAACTCCAAATTCcagagggacacacacacacaaacacacaacctCCAGGAAATTTCAACATTTCCCAGAAACCCCTTCCATCTTACACCTCTTCTCCCCTAAAGCCACACCCTCCCATGAGGGCATGATCCCACTCCTCTCCCAGAGACGTTGATGTGAGTGTCCACCCCACCTACCGGGACACAGTGGCAAGAGAAAGTCAGAGCTCCCCCAGCGCCGGGGCTGGGATGGCACTGGCCTCCATGCTGGCATGGCTGCGACTCACAGGGAGACAAGACAGTCTGACAGTGGGGACCTGGGCAAGCAGAAGCACATGGATCAGCCACAATGGGGAACACAGGCAGGATCGCAGGCCAGCCCCCTCTCCCACGCTTACCTGTGAAGCCGGCATGACAAAGGCAGTGGAAGCCCCCACCTGGGTCCTGCAAGCAGTCCCGGGTATGTGCCGCATGGCAGGCACCTGGACGACACTCATTGATGTCCGCCTCACAGCGCAGGCCGGTGTATCCCGGGGGGCAGGTGCAGCGGAAGCCACCCACCAGGTCCACACAGGTACCATTGTGCAGGCACCGGGGGCCCGGATCCAGGGGTGGGCCTGGGCCACAGTCATCCTCATTAATCTCGCAGAGCACGCCtaggggaaggggggatggggagCAGTCAGGAGAGGTCAGAAACCCAGCCTCCCGTCCTGTCCCCCAACCCTGACACTGGCCTACCCAGCGTTCCTGGAGGACACGAGCAGAGATAGCGGGCCACAAGGTCAATGCAGACGCCCCCAtgctggcagggctgggaggcaCACTCGTCCATGTCATCCTCACAGTTGTCACTAGTGTAGCCAGCTGGACACTGCGGTGGGGGTGAGGCAGGGACCCACTCAGCCCAGAGAGACACAAGATACTCGCCATGAAGATAGACTCCCAGTGTAAAAGGACACATACAGTCATCCAACACACAGAGACATGCCCAGTgtgcagaaacacacacacacaccagtacaTGGAAACACACCCAGTACATGGAAACACACCCAGACATGGAAGGACACACAGGCACAAGGGCTACAGATACACTCAGTGCAAAGGGACACACACAATACAAATGCACAAGACAGACCCACATGAGAAACACCCAGATACCCAGATACACACAAGACATACACAACCAGAGATACACATTCAGACACTGGCACATGCATTCATACCCAAAGAGACACCatgcacagagacacagagacacacacagatatgTCCAAGAAACAACCAAAGACAGAAGTACACCCAGACAGAGACACCCTAAGATCTACCCAGAATGACACCCACAAAGATATACCCAGAGTCACAAAAGCAAAAACGCAGACATGCCTAGAGAGAGACAGCACACCAGGCTACAGACACACAGAAATGTGTAGCCAGACCCACCCTGTCCCCTCCACTGGGCGCTCCTTACCTCGCACACATAACCTCCCATGTAGCCTCGGCAGGTGCCCCCATGCTGGCAGGGCTGGGCCAAGCAGGGGTCCACCTCCCGCTCACAGTGACTGCCTGTGTGGCCCTCTGGGCACACGCAGTAGTGGGAGCTGTCCTTGTCCACGCACTGCCCACCAGCCTGACACAGCTGCTCCAGAGGCACCCCTGGACAGAGGAGAGCAACGTCAGGCaggctccctcctcccggcccacATCACACACAGCACCACCCGACACCCCCAACTAGCTTCAGTCACCGAGGTCTCACCCACACTCTGTCAGGTTGTCACACATCCCCTGACACTGACATGCACACACCTTTGAAGCTCACGCCAGCTAGGTCACACACAGCGTTGTGTGTGACATCCTGGTTGCCTCATggtgatacacatacacaccatcCTTGTCCTGGCCAGCTGTCACAGAGTCACATATCCCCACCATGTCTACATGCTTTGTTGCACTCTGCTTCGGCTCACACTAGCAGGAAGTATGTGCATACACACCCTCCCAAGCCCCCCAAACCCAGTCACGCGCACCCCCTCACCGATTTGGGCTGCAGCCTCTCTGCAGGGTAGACTCTGGATGTCACAGAGGCGGCCGCTCCATCCCGAAGGGCAAAGGCAGTAGAAAGAGGCCCCGGTCCGGGCACAGTGGCCCCCATTCTGACAAGGTGTGCGGCTGCACCAGTCTACCAGGGTCTGGAAAGGAAGGCCACGGTGTCTGCTCTTGGGGACCCTTGAAAATGGACCCAGCTGCTCCTCCAGAGTCCTAGGCAGGCTCCAGAATACCTCTCCAGATTCCTCCCCCAGGATCCAGGCAGGCTTCCCAATCACAGTACCCAGCAGGCCCCTCCCTCAGACCCTCCTTCTAGACTCCCCGCCCCAAGACTCCAGTGACCCCGCCCACCTGGCACTGCGCGCCGGTGAAGCCTTCAGGGCAGGTACAGCGGAAGCCGGGGTGGGCGGCAGCGCAGATGCCCCCGTGCAAGCAGGGTCGCGAGAGGCAAGGGTCGGCCTCGTGTTGGCAGTGTGTGCCAGTGTAGCCCAGGCGGCACAGGCAGCTGAACGAGTTCACACCATCCACGCAGGTCCCACCATTGAAGCAGGAGCTGGAGGGAAAGGAGGGGCGCGTCAGGCCCCGCCCCCTCGAAGGCCCCACCCTCCCCCATGGGCCCCTTCCAGCTGTGAGTGGGCAAAACCCCTACCCCAAGGAGAAGCTGCAGTCCCAGCAGAGGCCCCTCCCCATCCTGTCCCTTAGCCCCGATATACCAGGTACTTCTGGGCTATGTGGAAGCCACGTGGAGACCCCACCCTGGTCTGGCCTGGCTCCCTCAGGGACCAGGGTACCTAAGGTGACCTCCCAACAGATGGCCTGCCCCTTCCCGGACACTAACCCATCAGGCAGAGTCCTGAGGTGGGTGCCAAGCCGAGGGCTCCCCTTGTCCCCACTCCTCAGGTCCCACGCCCCATCCGATGCCAGGGCCCCTGACTCCCAGGACAGGCCCCACCCACCTGGGGCTGCAGTCAGGTAGGTCCTGCTCGCAGAGGAAGCCTCCATAACCCGGCGGGCAGGTGCAGGTGAAGGAGGCCACGTGGTCTGTGCAGGTGCCTGGGCCGCAGGGGCTGCTCAGACACTCATCCACATCTCGGGCGCAGCGGGGGCCAGCAAAGCCAGGTAGGCAGGAGCAGGAAAAGGAGCCCACTCCATCCTGACATGAGCCACCGTTCAGGCAGGGGTCTATGGTCAGAAAGGAGGAGGTCGGGTCACACAGCTCGCCCCCCTGTCAGTCCAGCCTGACCTGGCCATGTCTTGTGTAGAGGGGAATTAGGAGAAAACCAGGCTTAATTGGGAGGGGCACATTTGGCCAGGGGGATCAAACTCTGTCCCCTCTGTGGTCTCACCCCCTCCCTTATCTGGAAACCTCGCCTATATGGAAGGGGGGAGGGGTTGGAGAAGCCAAAAAAAGGTCCCTTTGAGCTGCCAAGTACTAGTTGTGTCTGCTTAAGTCCTGGGCTCAGCACAGGAGGTCTCCACCAGACCTGGGCTAGCCAGTAAAGTGGCCACTGACCACATGTGGCTCTTGAGCCCTTGACATGTGGCTGGTCCAATTTGAGATGTACTGTCAGCATCAAACAGACACCAGAGTTCAGATTGTGAAGACtcagtatgaaaaagaaaagaatgtaaaatatctccagaattttaaattgattatactgaaatgataatatttttatgttattaggttaaataaacccgtttttgtttgttttgtttactttttaatgtggctattagaaaaaatttaactcatatgtggcttgcattatttGTCCATTGAACAGTGCTCCTGAAGACTCACTAGGGGCCTGTTATCTCATACTTCACACACAATCCTAACTTGCGTGCTGCCAGAGGCAATCTATATAGGCTTCAGAGTCCTCTCCCAGCTCATCCCGCTACTTGCTGCatgacctcgggcaagtcacttaacctctttggggcctcagttttcaTGAGCAAAATGGGGAAAGTAAGATAACTGTGgagatgaaatgaaaacacagtgcTAGGCACATGCAGGGGCTTGATGAACCTGTTCCCTAGGTCAGCACCCCCCACCAAGAGCTCCCCTGAACTCACTGGGGTCACAGTCATCGATGTCCTGATCACAGGAAGAGCCACTATAGCCCTCGTGGCAGGTACAGCTGAAACTCCCTGCCAGGTTGGCGCAGGTACCATGGGGACCACAGGGTGAGGGGCCAGCACATTCATCCACGTCCTGCTGACATCgtgagcctgggggtggggagtaaaATAACACAGCGGGTTAGAAGGCGCAGGGTAGGGTCTGAGGGTACCTGGCTCTCAGGAAGAACCTGAAGCCTGAGCTGGACAAAGGCAAGAACAGTTTGCCTCTGGGCATTTTGCACACACTGTTCCAGAACTGCCTTCTCCTTGTTTCAGAGGGTGGTGAATGCATTCTGTGACTGAGGTCTGCTCCTCCAGGCTGTCCCCAAAACTCTCAGCCTGATTCCTAGCTTCCCCAACCCCGTagcccttcctcttcttctgaacTGACCACATCGGCTGTAAGTGTCTGTGTCTAGCTCTGTTTCTTCCCAGAAGGAAGCTCCCCTAAAAGGCAGGACCAGGAGTGACTCCCTCTCTGGGGCCCCAGCATCACCCAGTATGGGGCAGGTTGCAAAGGagatgagggagaggaagaggaagaagcagctGATGTACCTTGCCAACCAGGGGGGCAGGAGCAGACAGCCGGCTGGCCAGGGGCAGACTCACAGTAGCCCCCATGTTCACAGGGATTTGGGGTGCAGGGGGACAGCAGCTCACACTGACGGCCTGTAGTGGGCAGGCAGAGTGAGACACTCTTGAGAGATTCCATTTTCCCATCTCCCCACAAGGTCCCCACCTTGATACCCACTTCCCAAGCTCCTGGGTAGGgatgggagaggaaaaaaagtggGGGGCGGGTATTAatgcagagaaggaaggaagaatggaacagaagggaaatgagaaggaaaaagggaggaggCAGCCCTGGGGAGGGAAAGTGGGGACACGCACCCTGGACACCCGGGGGACAGGTACAGCGGAAGCCCGTTCCatcactggtgcaggtgccgccTGCCCAGCAGGGATGGGATTCACAGGCATCTCGAGCGAGGCTCTGACTGCACTGAGGGCCACTCCAGCCAAGCTCACACACGCAGCGGAACCTGAAGGGGGAGGCAGTCAGGGctggcaggagggcagggaagcAGTGGGGatcaggggttggggagaggccTCACCCTCCAGGCGCGTCGTGGCAGACGCCATGACTGCAGGGTTCTTGGGCGCAGGGATGGCTTGGGGGAAGACAGAGCGGGGGCAGGGAGCCAGGTGGGCAGAGGCATTGGAAGCCATTTTCACCATCCACGCAGGAGCCCCCCTCACCGCATGGGCTGGACGCACACTCGTTGATCTCCACGTTGCAGAGAGGCCCTGGGGAGCAGGCAGACAACCTCATCCCAGAACGAGGATAGCCGAGCCTACCGGGGAGGGACAACCTTGCCCCATTTAGCAGAGCCACACCCTTGAACAAGGACAATCTCATTTGCTTCACAACACATCATCTCTTGTGCAAATTAGGATACCCACCTCCTCAACCCAGAGATACCTTGCTCCAAATCATCCTTGCCTTGTCCCCAAACTTATATGAAATCACTTTCATTTCCACCAAGGGTTACCCTGGCCCCACTCAGAAACACCTCAATCCCTGAGTCTGAACACCTTCCTGTATGTTCCAGGATAATCTTGAGCTAATATGGGGACAACACGCCAATGAGAGAAAGCACTGTCTCAGGGCAAAGCGTGGACAACCTCGTTGGACCAGAGTGTGCAAAGAGAGGGGCCAAACCTGGCCAAGAAAGATGGGTGATTTCACCCTCACCCTATAAAGACCTCCATTCCGCGGCAGCCACTTGCCCACCTGTGAAGCCAGGCTGGCAGACACAGTCATAGCGGTTGATGCTGTCCCGGCAGATTCCAAAGGTGCAGGGGTTGCTAGCACAATCATCAATGTTCACCTCACAGTTCACACCTGGGGAAGGGGAACATGACAGGGACTGCCACCACTGTACCCTACCAGGAGCACCATTCCCGAACCCTCTGTGTCCTACCAGATGTACTGTttctgccccagcccagcccccggcCCCACCTGTGGTGCCGGGAGGGCAGCGGCAGAGGTATTTGTCCACCAGGTCTAGGCATTTGCCACCGTGGCGGCAGGGTTGGCTTCGGCACTCGTCCACCTGGCTTTCACAGCGCGTGCCGGTGTAGCCCGGGGCACAGGCGCACGAGAAACTGGCGATGCCATCCACACAGCGCCCATGGTGGCATGGGTCTGGCGAGCAGTCATCCACGTTGTGCTCACACACCGTGCCCTCGAAGCCTGCGGGGACAGAGGGTCAGGCTCCGCCCACTGGCCAAGGTCCTGCCCACAGCCGTGGCTTCTGCCCAATTCTGGCTCAGCTCTACCTCAGGCCCGGCCCATCGAGCCAACAGGAGGCGGGCTCAGTTCAGGCCCTGCCCCTGAATGTAGCTCCATTCCATCCAGCTACAAGCTCCAAGACTCGTCCCTGGCCAGGACCCTACCGCAGTTAAATCCCACCCCTAGCGTGACCCTGCTTCCAATCCTTACACTATCAGCCCTGATTTGCCTCGCCCTCCCCTGGAAATGGGGACACATGGGAGGTGCCTGGGGATGTAGGGGGTCGGACCCCACCCCTCCAGTTAAGTGCACACCTATCCTGCTAGACCCTTTGGCCTCACCCCCAGCCTTACCTCTGCTTGGGTCCATCATTGGCTCCGCCTCCTGGCTCTTTCATTGGCCCTGCTGAGGTCCTGCCTTGCTGCAGCCCTGCCCCCAACTTTTCCCCAAGGTGATTATTGGCCCTTTCCCCCACTAGCCCCGCCTCCAGACTCTTGCCAACTTGTCACTGgccctccctcaccctctgcGCAGCGGCACTCATAGCCATCCGGCTGGTCCACGCACTTGGCTCCATTCCGGCAGGGTGTGCTGGCGCATTCATCCACGTCCAGCTGACACATAGCCCCGCTGAAGCCTGGAGTGGGGGGTGTGGGAGGAACAGAGGGCCAGACAGGGTCAGGGAAGTCACCTCTCACCAGAGCTGCCTTGTTTGGGTGGGGAGTCCATTTACttagttttaaattaatttcaatgTTTTTCATAAGGTGGTTTCTGTTACGATAGGTAACCACTAACGGTCTTATAAGCTCCCATCCTGGAGCCTTTGCCCCTTCAGAGACTCGTCTTTTTCAGGCTCCCTGGCCCAGAGTCCTCACCCGAGGGGCAGGTGCAGCTGAAGCCATTGACTCTGTCCTTGCAGACTCCGCCGTTGACACACGGGCTGCTCTGACACTCGTCCATGTCCACCTCACAATAAGTGCCTGTGAAGCCTGGGGGTAGAGGGAAGGGGATTAGGGCAATGGGGGTTAGCTTCTGGTCTGAAGGGAGAGCAACGGGGGACGTACCCCCTTCCCACTTACACACAGTTCCCCTGAGCCTTGGCCTTGCCGCCTCCCAACCCTACATTCAGTTTTTAGACTCAGGCTGGACCTTCATTCAGCTGTGGCCCTAACTGGTTCAAGGCTTATGAGACTCCGTATGGGCCTTGCCTTCAGACCAGCCCTTGCCCTCTCCAGTCCCCAGACTCTGTCTTGTCCCTAGGTCCCAGCCTCAGGGCCCACCACAGCCTTGTGCCCAGCCTCAATCCCATCCCCGGCATCAGTGCATTTCTGTCTGCAGGCTCCACCTTGATCACTCCAGACCGTGGTCCTGCCCTCATGTCATTGCCACCCCATAGTGTCCAGACTCCACTCCCAGCCCATCTGAGGTTCAACGGCTCCACTTGACCATGCCTGCAACCTTGCACAAGATTCTGCTCTGGCTCCGCCTCCACCTCATCCCAGGCTTCAGCCTCACagtcccagctccctcccccccccacccagcctgAGGCTTTTCTCACCCCGCCTCCCCacctcaggccccgccccagccACGCCCACCACACACCTGCCATGCAGATGCAGGTAAACTGGCCTATACGGTCGAGGCACGTGGCCTGGTTGCGGCAGGGGCCGGAGAGGCACTCATTGACATCTGTCTCGCAACGCGGACCAGTGTAGCCACGGCCGCACTGGCACAGGAATGAGCCCTGTGTGTTCACGCACCGGCCCAGGTGCTCACAAGGGTTGGCACCTGCAGGAGGAGTCACAGAGGGTGTAGGTGTGGCCAGCTGACCAccgcctctcccctccttccctactCTCAGACAGCGCCCCCTCACCGATGGAACACTCATCCACGTCCTGGTCACAAGCCCCGCCTGTGAAGCCAGGTGGACAGGTGCAGATGGCCCTGCCGTTCACCGGGTTTGTGTCGCAGATAGCATCCTCGTGACAGGGGTTGCTGACGCAGGCGTCATCCAGATGACACAGAAGTCCTGGGAAGGAGTAGGTAGAGGTCAAGGGCAGATATCCCCCCAGCTCTGCCCAAAGCTCCCACACCCCCAAAtatggttttgtgttttgtttttactaaccAGCATTGTATTTAGTAGCTATTTCTCCCCAATCATTTATTGTGAAAagttcaaacatacaa includes these proteins:
- the NOTCH3 gene encoding neurogenic locus notch homolog protein 3 — protein: MGPGPRGRRRRRLMSPPPPLPSVRTLPLLLLLAGPGAAAPPCLDGSPCANGGRCTQLPSREAACLCPPGWVGERCQLEDPCRSGPCAGHGVCQSSVVAGTARFSCRCPRGFRGPDCSLPDPCLSSPCAHGARCSVGSDGRYVCSCPPGYQGRSCRSDVDECRMGGPCRHGGTCLNTPGSFRCQCPAGYTGPLCESPLVACAPSPCRNGGTCRQSGDLTYDCACLPGFKGQNCEVNVDDCPGHRCLNGGTCVDGVNTYNCQCPPEWTGQFCTEDVDECQLQPNACHNGGTCFNTLGGHSCVCVNGWTGESCSQNIDDCATAVCFHGATCHDRVASFYCACPMGKTGLLCHLDDACVSNPCHEDAICDTNPVNGRAICTCPPGFTGGACDQDVDECSIGANPCEHLGRCVNTQGSFLCQCGRGYTGPRCETDVNECLSGPCRNQATCLDRIGQFTCICMAGFTGTYCEVDMDECQSSPCVNGGVCKDRVNGFSCTCPSGFSGAMCQLDVDECASTPCRNGAKCVDQPDGYECRCAEGFEGTVCEHNVDDCSPDPCHHGRCVDGIASFSCACAPGYTGTRCESQVDECRSQPCRHGGKCLDLVDKYLCRCPPGTTGVNCEVNIDDCASNPCTFGICRDSINRYDCVCQPGFTGPLCNVEINECASSPCGEGGSCVDGENGFQCLCPPGSLPPLCLPPSHPCAQEPCSHGVCHDAPGGFRCVCELGWSGPQCSQSLARDACESHPCWAGGTCTSDGTGFRCTCPPGVQGRQCELLSPCTPNPCEHGGYCESAPGQPAVCSCPPGWQGSRCQQDVDECAGPSPCGPHGTCANLAGSFSCTCHEGYSGSSCDQDIDDCDPNPCLNGGSCQDGVGSFSCSCLPGFAGPRCARDVDECLSSPCGPGTCTDHVASFTCTCPPGYGGFLCEQDLPDCSPSSCFNGGTCVDGVNSFSCLCRLGYTGTHCQHEADPCLSRPCLHGGICAAAHPGFRCTCPEGFTGAQCQTLVDWCSRTPCQNGGHCARTGASFYCLCPSGWSGRLCDIQSLPCREAAAQIGVPLEQLCQAGGQCVDKDSSHYCVCPEGHTGSHCEREVDPCLAQPCQHGGTCRGYMGGYVCECPAGYTSDNCEDDMDECASQPCQHGGVCIDLVARYLCSCPPGTLGVLCEINEDDCGPGPPLDPGPRCLHNGTCVDLVGGFRCTCPPGYTGLRCEADINECRPGACHAAHTRDCLQDPGGGFHCLCHAGFTGPHCQTVLSPCESQPCQHGGQCHPSPGAGGALTFSCHCVPPFSGPRCERVARSCWELQCPVGVPCQQTVRGPRCACPPGLSGPACRGSRGSPLGAANASCVTSPCLHGGSCRPETLAPFFRCACASGWAGPRCEIPAAVPEAPEEPSCPRAACEAKSGDKRCDRECNSPGCGWDGGDCSLSVSDPWRQCAALQCWLLFNNSRCDPACSSPACLYDNFDCRAGGRERTCNPVYEKYCADHFADGRCDQGCNTEECGWDGLDCAGEVPALLARGVLVLTVLLPPEELLRSSADFLQRLSGILRTSLRFRLDENGQAMVFPYHRPGPGSESRNRRELAPEVIGSVVMLEIDNRLCLQSPENDHCFPDAQSAADYLGALSAVERLDFPYPLRAARGEPLELPEPSVPLLPLLAASAVFLLVILVLGVMVARRKREHSTLWFPEGFALHKDAAAGHKGRREPVGQDALGMKNMAKGESLMGEVATDWMDTECPEAKRLKVEEPGVGAEDAVDCRQWTQHHLVAADIRVAPAMALTPPQGDADADGMDVNVRGPDGFTPLMLASFCGGALEAIPAEEDEAEDTSASIISDLICQGAQLGARTDRTGETALHLAARYARADAAKRLLDAGADTNAQDHSGRTPLHTAVTADAQGVFQILIRNRSTDLDARMADGSTALILAARLAVEGMVEELIASHADVNAVDELGKSALHWAAAVNNVEATLALLKNGANKDMQDSKEETPLFLAAREGSFEAAKLLLDHFANREITDHLDRLPRDVAQERLHQDIVRLLDQPSGPRSPPGPHGLGPLLCPPGAFLPGLKVAQSGGKKSRRPPGKAGLGPQGTRGRGKKLTLACPGPLAESSVTLSPVDSLDSPRPFGGPPASPGGFPLEGPYAAATATAVSLAQLGGAGRAGLGRQPPGGCVLSLGLLNPVAVPLDWARLPPPAPPGPSFLLPLAPGPQLLNPGNPVSPQERPPPYLAAPGHGDEFPAAGAHSSPPKARFLRVPSEHPYLTPSPESPEHWASPSPPSLSDWSDSTPSPATATGATAAGTLSAQPLPLSVPGPLAQSQTQLGSQPEVTPKRQVLA